The sequence TTTTTCATTTGATGAATCAAAAATTGAGGTATAATGAGTTAAGAAAATCAATGCCTACAGTGACTGAAAGAACATTAAGTTTACAGTTAAAGGCAATGGAAGAAGATGGTTTGATAAAAAGAAAAGTGCATACTTCAAAACCGCCTTTAAAAGTTGAATACTCGCTCACGGATTTCGGTAAAACTTTAATTCCGTTAATTCAGTCTATTGCTGATTGGGGCGATTTAGTTGTTGAAAAGTATTCATAACAGTTCGTTCAGCT is a genomic window of Flagellimonas sp. CMM7 containing:
- a CDS encoding helix-turn-helix domain-containing protein, whose product is MEKMEPKMLKFRGNEYPCCASLTMGIIGGKWKTVILFHLMNQKLRYNELRKSMPTVTERTLSLQLKAMEEDGLIKRKVHTSKPPLKVEYSLTDFGKTLIPLIQSIADWGDLVVEKYS